DNA sequence from the Deinococcus depolymerans genome:
GAACTCAAACGCGAGATCGAACGCCTCAACCGCCGCGCCGAGCAGCTCGACGCGCGCGGTGAGAAACTCGACGCGCTCGAGGAACGCCTGGAGGACCGCAGCCGCACCCTGGCCGAACACGAGGCCGAGATCACGGCGCGGCTGCATCAGGCAGAACTGAAACTGTTCGAGGTGGCGAACCTGTCGCCCGAGGCGGCCCGCGAGGAGATCCTGGGTCGCCTGGACGCCGAACTGGAAGAGGAGAAGGCCATCCGCGTGAAGGCCATGCAGGAACGCGCGACCGCCGAGGCCCGCCGCACGGCGCGGCACGTGATCGCGCAGGCCATCCAGCGCAGCGCCTCCGAGACCAGCGCGGCACTGAGCGTGTCGGTGGTGCCCATCCCGAACGACGCCATGAAGGGCCGCCTGATCGGCCGTGAGGGCCGCAACATCCGCGCCTTCGAGGCCCTGACCGGCGTGGACCTGATCATCGACGACACGCCGGAAGCGGTGATCCTGTCGAGCTTCAACCCGGTGCGGCGCGAGGTCGCCCGGCACGTGCTGGACGCCCTGGTCGCCGACGGCCGCATCCACCCCACCCGCATCGAGGAGATGGTGCACAAGGCGCAGGAGGAGATGAAGGTCTTCATGCACGCCCAGGGGGAGGAAGCCGCCATCGAGGCCGGCGTGGTGGGCATCAAGCCGGGCCTGGTGCAGCTGCTGGGCCGCATGTACTTCCGCACCAGTTACGGGCAGAACGTCCTGAAGCACTCCATTCAGGTCGCGCACCTGACCGGCATCATGGCCGGTGAACTGGGCCTGGACGCCGGCCTGGCCCGCCGCGCCGGGCTGATGCACGACGTGGGCAAGAGCATCGACCGCGAGATTGACGGCACGCACGTGGACATCGGCATCAACCTCGCCAAGCGCTTCGGCGAGCCGCACGAGGTCATCGACGCCATCGCGCACCACCACGACCCGGAGAACGGCGAGACGCTGTACTCCGTGCTGGTCGCCGCCGCCGACGCCATCAGCGCCGCGAGGCCCGGCGCCCGGCGCGAGGAACTCGAATCGTACGTGCGCCGCCTGGAGCAACTCGAGCAGATCGCCGTGTCGTTCCCCGGCGTGCAGCAGGCCTACGCCATCCAGGCCGGGCGCGAGGTGCGCGTGATCGTGCAGCCCGAGAAGGTCACGGACGCCCAGGCGACCCTGCTGGCCCGCGAGATCGCCGGCCGGGTCGAGCAGGACATGGAGTACCCCGGGCAGGTGCAGGTCACCGTCGTGCGTGAAAGCCGCGCCGTGGAAGTCGCCCGCTAACGCAGCGCGGCGCGGAACAGGGGGTGGCGGCGGGCGGGCCACCTCCTTCCCTATTCATCCGTGCCTGTTTGTCGGTATCGAGACGCCCGTTCCAGACAGCATTTTCCGGCCGTCCCGCATGGGTTTGACCAGCGCCGCATACCGCGCTATCTTGAAGATATAACCGCCCGAGAGGCGGATTTTTTGTTTTTATCCCTGGACGCCACGCTGCGGCTATGCACCCCTGAATAGAAGCGACGTAAAAAACACTCTCCTGGACGCTGTTTCCGGGAGCGCCTGCATGGAGTTGACGCCCCCTGGATTCCGCGCTATTCTTTTCTTATCACCGTCCGAGAAGGGCGGGTTTTTTGTTTTACCGCTCTACACCAGCGTCCAGGGAGGGCTGCGCTTCCAGCCACGTGAGCGCCGCTTGCGCCGTGGCGAGTTCCAGCGCGGCCGGGCGGCCCGGCGCGGCCAGCGGGGTCAGGCGGGTCACGTCCGCGTGCACCTGCCGGCGCAGCAGCGCGTCCCCCTCCCGCAGCAGCAGCGGTCCGTAGCGCCGCGCCGCGTCACGCGGCAACCCCTCGTAGGCGGGGTCCGGCCCTTCGGCCCGCTCGAACCGCAGGACCGGGTAGGTCCAGTGCCCGCTGGCCAGCCGCTCGGCCCGCAGGTGATACCCCGCGCCCAGCGCCCAGTCCCGCAGTGACCGGGGATCATCGTTCGGCTGCACGGTCACCGCGTCGGGCCGCACCTGCCGGGCCGCGCCCCGCTCCAGGATGCCGCGCATGGTCAGCGCCCCCATCCCGGTCATGCTGACGCTGGGCACCTCGCCGGGCGCCAGCGGGTCCAGGCCGTTGCCATGCCGGACCTCGAGCTGCCCGCAGAGCCCCGCGAGCGCCACGTTCCGGCGGGCGTGTGCCAGCGGGCCGGGGTTCAGTTCCACGATCACGCCCCGCCGGATGTGACCGCGCCGCAGCAGCGCGACCGGCAGGTGCGCGTGGTCGCTGCCGATGTCCGCGTGGATGTCGGCGCGGATCAGGCGCAGCACGGCCTCCAGCCGGGCGTCCAGCGCGGGCAGCGTCACGGCTGACCGGACGGGCTGTCCGGCGCGTGGCTGCGGCTGTCGCCCTGACGGGTCAGGATGACCGAGTACGCGCCCACCGCGAGAATCACGGCGGCGATGGCCGCGCCGTACACCAGGATGTCCGACCCGCCCTTCCATTCCAGCGCCACACTGAAGAAGTTCACGGCGAGCGCCACGATCACGATCCCGATCAGTTTCTGCTTGAGGTCGTCGAAGGAGTCGATGTGCAGCCACGCCGGGACGTTCTGCAGGCGCCCCACGAACAGCGCCTGCAGCCCGAACGAGATGATCAGCAGGGCCATGCCGACCAGCAGCGTGTCGGCCTGCTCGACCGCCGATACGATCAGGGTCTTGGCGGTGTGCGCCTCGCCCAGTTCGCCCAGCGCGGCCCGGATCTTCACGTACGCCTGCGCGATGGCCGCGACGAACAGCGCCAGACTGAACGCGAAGGAACTCAGGACCCCCAGTTCCACGATCAGGCGCGTGAACCCGAACGCGCCCGCCAGCGTGCGGCGCCGCGTGGCGCTCAGGGGGGCCGGGGGGGAACGTTTCGCCATGCCGCCCAGCATAGCGGGCGCGCCCCACACGCCGGGCGTCAGAGCGGGATGAGGGTGTCACCCTTGCGGATCAGGCCGCCCCGGATCACGCGGGCGGTCAGGCCGCCGTGGCCGCGCACGGCGTTGTAGCCCCCCTCGCCCAGGGTCTCTTCCATGCGCGAGCAGGGGTGGCACTCGCCGGTGCCCTCCAGGATCACCTCACCGATCTGGAAGCGGGCGTCCTTGAGGGCCAGCAGGGGGATGCCGCTGATCACGAGGTTGCGCCGCAGCGCCTCCGGCGTGACCTCCGTGCGCCCGCACAGCGCCGCGATGACCGGCAGGTGCTCGGCCTGGATGAGGGTCACCTGCCGCCGCCCCGGCCCGCCCGGTACCGGCGGCGCGGGCGCACGCACCCCGGTCTCGCCCGCCTCGCCGGTCAGGGCGGTCAGGCGGGGCGGGGCCAGTTTCCCGTGATCCCCGATCAGTCCGACGAGCGGGTGCGCCTCGACCTGCGCCACCGGCAGCAGCGGGGCGCGGCGGGCGGGCCGCAGCCCGATCCACTCGACCCGCCCTGGCCGGGGGAAGGTGGCGCGCAGTTCATGGATGGTCTTCATGCCGGTCATGCTAGAGCGCCCGCCCGCGCGCCTGCTATGCTGGGAGGCGTGAGGCACCTGACCCGACGTGCGTATCTCCCCTGCCGCCAGCGGTAGGAGGGTCAGTGACAGTCTGAAATCCAACCCCGAGCGGCGCACCTGCGAGCAGCAAGTGCGCCGCTCCCTTCATGGAGTGACCTATGAGTGAAATCCGCTGGAACGTACCGATCGACGAGCAGATCGAGCTGCTCAGGCGCGGCGTGGTGGACCTGGTGTCCGAGGACGACCTGCGCCGCAAACTGCAGAAGGGCGCGCCGCTGCGCGTGAAGCTGGGCGCCGACCCGACCCGCCCGGACCTGCACCTGGGGCACGCCGTGATCCTGCGCAAGATGCGGCAGTTCCAGGACCTGGGCCACAAGGTGATCATGCTGATCGGGGACTTCACGGCCATGATCGGCGACCCCAGCGGCAAGAGCAAGACCCGCCCCCCGCTGACCCTGGAGCAGACCCGCGAGAACGCCAAGAGCTACCTGGAGCAGTGCCGCCTGATCCTGCGCCAGGAGCCCGAGGTGCTGGAAATCCGCTACAACGGCGAGTGGCTCGAACCCATGGGGTACGCCGACGTGATCCGCCTTGCCAGCCGCTACACGGTCGCGCGGATCATGGAACGCGACGACTTCCGCAGGCGCTTCGAGGGTGGCGTGCCCATCGCCGTCCACGAACTGCTGTACCCGCTCACGCAGGGCTACGACTCCGTGGCGCTGCAGGCGGACGTGGAACTGGGCGGCACCGATCAGCTGTTCAACAACCTGGTGGGCCGCGCCCTGCAACGCGATTACGGGCAGGAATCGCAGGTCGTCATGACCCTGCCGCTGCTGGTCGGCCTGGACGGCACCGAGAAGATGTCCAAGAGCCTGGACAACTACATCGGCCTGACCGACGAACCGCACGAGATGTTCGCCAAACTGATGAAGGTGCCCGACCCGCTGCTGGACAACTACTTCACGCTGCTGACCGACCTGCCCCGCCCCCGCATCGAGGAACTGCTGGCCGGTCACCCGGTCGCCGCGCACCGCGAACTGGCGCGCGAGGTCGTGGCGGCCCTGCACCCCGGCGCGGACCTGGACGCCGCCGAGGCCCGCTTCCGCTCGGTCGCCAAGGGCGGCATTCCCGAGAACATCCCGACCGTGACCGTCCCTGCGGCCGACCTGGACGACAGCGTGGATACCGGGCGGATCAGCATGGCGCGGCTGGTGGTGCTGGCGGGACTGGAGCCCAGCAACGGCGCGGCCCGCAAACTGATGCAGAACCGGGGCCTGAAACTGAACGGGGAGCCGTTCACGGACCCGCAGGGCACCCTGACCCGCGAGCAGCTCGCGGCAGAGGGCGGCGCGGTCATCCAGAAGGGCAAGGACAAGTTCGCGCGGCTGGTCCTGGGGTCCTGACCCACCCGGGGCCTTCACGGGGGCTTTACGTGGCTCTCAGGGCCGGCGGCTCCACCGGCCGGCAGGGCCGCCGGACCTGACCGGCCGGAAAAGTTATGCACAGGCCGCTGTGGACAAGCACCGTGGCCTGTGGACCGTGTGCAGCGGCAGGAAAACCCAACTGACCGCCAACACTTATCCACAGGGAAGGTGTGGAAAAACCCCGTCCCTGTGGATAAAAATCTGACCCGCCCATCACACGCCCCTGACACTCCACCGACCGGCGCTCCCCGCCCCACAGGCCGGACAGGTGCGCGTGACAGCCGACCGGGAGCCCGGACCTACACGGACGGCCGTCTGTTCCGTTCACACCCCGGCAACGCACCGGGTGGCCAACTCCACGCCCGGCAGCTCTTCTCCCCCCCGCTCTGCGG
Encoded proteins:
- the tyrS gene encoding tyrosine--tRNA ligase, with protein sequence MSEIRWNVPIDEQIELLRRGVVDLVSEDDLRRKLQKGAPLRVKLGADPTRPDLHLGHAVILRKMRQFQDLGHKVIMLIGDFTAMIGDPSGKSKTRPPLTLEQTRENAKSYLEQCRLILRQEPEVLEIRYNGEWLEPMGYADVIRLASRYTVARIMERDDFRRRFEGGVPIAVHELLYPLTQGYDSVALQADVELGGTDQLFNNLVGRALQRDYGQESQVVMTLPLLVGLDGTEKMSKSLDNYIGLTDEPHEMFAKLMKVPDPLLDNYFTLLTDLPRPRIEELLAGHPVAAHRELAREVVAALHPGADLDAAEARFRSVAKGGIPENIPTVTVPAADLDDSVDTGRISMARLVVLAGLEPSNGAARKLMQNRGLKLNGEPFTDPQGTLTREQLAAEGGAVIQKGKDKFARLVLGS
- a CDS encoding tRNA (adenine(22)-N(1))-methyltransferase TrmK; this translates as MTLPALDARLEAVLRLIRADIHADIGSDHAHLPVALLRRGHIRRGVIVELNPGPLAHARRNVALAGLCGQLEVRHGNGLDPLAPGEVPSVSMTGMGALTMRGILERGAARQVRPDAVTVQPNDDPRSLRDWALGAGYHLRAERLASGHWTYPVLRFERAEGPDPAYEGLPRDAARRYGPLLLREGDALLRRQVHADVTRLTPLAAPGRPAALELATAQAALTWLEAQPSLDAGVER
- a CDS encoding MOSC domain-containing protein; this encodes MKTIHELRATFPRPGRVEWIGLRPARRAPLLPVAQVEAHPLVGLIGDHGKLAPPRLTALTGEAGETGVRAPAPPVPGGPGRRQVTLIQAEHLPVIAALCGRTEVTPEALRRNLVISGIPLLALKDARFQIGEVILEGTGECHPCSRMEETLGEGGYNAVRGHGGLTARVIRGGLIRKGDTLIPL
- a CDS encoding YqhA family protein; the encoded protein is MAKRSPPAPLSATRRRTLAGAFGFTRLIVELGVLSSFAFSLALFVAAIAQAYVKIRAALGELGEAHTAKTLIVSAVEQADTLLVGMALLIISFGLQALFVGRLQNVPAWLHIDSFDDLKQKLIGIVIVALAVNFFSVALEWKGGSDILVYGAAIAAVILAVGAYSVILTRQGDSRSHAPDSPSGQP
- the rny gene encoding ribonuclease Y encodes the protein MKQPAKELNVTVIWIIVALLLGLVGGFLGGQSRGARQRAEVDDRLQREARSEAERIRTQAEADAQRLREQADQARQDAGRRTQEAAEREAQAGVQLAQLEGQREQLEGQREQIAALRAQVEAERTQVKQDAAREREALSSDRQETRREREELKREIERLNRRAEQLDARGEKLDALEERLEDRSRTLAEHEAEITARLHQAELKLFEVANLSPEAAREEILGRLDAELEEEKAIRVKAMQERATAEARRTARHVIAQAIQRSASETSAALSVSVVPIPNDAMKGRLIGREGRNIRAFEALTGVDLIIDDTPEAVILSSFNPVRREVARHVLDALVADGRIHPTRIEEMVHKAQEEMKVFMHAQGEEAAIEAGVVGIKPGLVQLLGRMYFRTSYGQNVLKHSIQVAHLTGIMAGELGLDAGLARRAGLMHDVGKSIDREIDGTHVDIGINLAKRFGEPHEVIDAIAHHHDPENGETLYSVLVAAADAISAARPGARREELESYVRRLEQLEQIAVSFPGVQQAYAIQAGREVRVIVQPEKVTDAQATLLAREIAGRVEQDMEYPGQVQVTVVRESRAVEVAR